The following coding sequences lie in one Flavobacterium sp. 20NA77.7 genomic window:
- a CDS encoding LacI family DNA-binding transcriptional regulator — MNMKSKATLKELAIALGVSTSTVSKALSDSPEISEQTKRKIKEFAQLKNYKPNSIAKNLKNQRSYTIGVILPNILNPFFAKVFSGIEQYANEKGYNLITCTSNESLQKEKQMLEMLDNGAIDGFILALAQETQKENNINHLKDVLRGGTPIVLFDRISNELKCDKVIVDDYDSALNATNYLLETGAKKIALCSTIHNLSVGKLREKGYEDALMNKGFILDTHLMLLTENESDFDASLENVLQEKPDAIFALDEHASVAAMKAVLKRGWQVPNDVALIGFADGLWSRRLTPTLSTVSQHAPEIGQKAAALLIKRIEEEFDPETQRIYVTEVIKTELRKRDSVKKL; from the coding sequence ATGAATATGAAGTCAAAAGCTACTTTAAAAGAATTAGCCATAGCATTAGGTGTTTCTACCTCAACAGTTTCTAAAGCATTGAGTGACAGCCCTGAAATTAGTGAACAAACAAAACGAAAAATTAAAGAATTTGCCCAATTAAAAAATTATAAGCCTAATAGTATTGCTAAGAATTTAAAAAATCAACGTTCCTATACCATAGGAGTAATTTTGCCTAATATTCTAAATCCTTTTTTTGCTAAAGTATTTTCAGGTATTGAACAGTATGCCAATGAAAAAGGATACAATTTAATTACTTGTACGTCTAATGAATCTTTGCAAAAGGAAAAGCAAATGCTAGAAATGTTAGACAATGGTGCTATTGATGGTTTTATATTAGCATTGGCACAAGAAACGCAAAAAGAAAACAATATTAATCATTTAAAGGATGTGCTAAGAGGAGGCACGCCTATAGTTCTTTTTGACCGTATCTCAAACGAATTAAAATGTGATAAAGTTATCGTTGACGATTATGATTCGGCTTTAAATGCTACTAATTATCTTCTTGAAACAGGAGCAAAAAAAATAGCTTTATGTTCTACAATACATAACTTGAGCGTAGGCAAATTAAGAGAAAAAGGTTATGAGGATGCATTAATGAATAAAGGATTTATTTTAGATACTCATTTAATGTTGCTTACCGAGAATGAATCTGATTTTGATGCGTCTCTTGAAAATGTATTGCAAGAAAAACCAGATGCTATTTTTGCTCTTGATGAACATGCCTCTGTGGCAGCAATGAAGGCTGTACTTAAAAGAGGATGGCAAGTGCCAAATGATGTCGCGCTTATTGGTTTTGCAGATGGTTTATGGTCAAGGAGATTAACCCCAACCTTATCAACTGTGAGTCAACACGCACCTGAAATAGGTCAAAAAGCCGCAGCCCTTCTTATTAAAAGAATTGAAGAAGAATTTGATCCTGAAACACAACGTATTTATGTTACGGAAGTAATTAAAACGGAATTGCGTAAGCGAGATTCTGTGAAAAAATTATAA
- the surE gene encoding 5'/3'-nucleotidase SurE, whose amino-acid sequence MKANTILITNDDGIAAPGLKALAEVMKELGEITIVAPDSPQSGMGHAITINNTLHVEHITGFLNTNQAYTCSGTPVDCVKMAVHEIMKKKPSICVSGINHGSNSSINVIYSGTMSAAVEAGIEGVPAIGFSFCNYSWEANFEPLKKYVKKITSEVLKNGLPEGVVLNVNFPNTEKIKGIKICRQAKAIWEEEFDKRTNPMGKEYYWLTGKFVNHDKGEDTDEWALANGYISIVPVHFDLTAYHAVQQLNSWDL is encoded by the coding sequence ATGAAAGCAAATACAATATTAATTACAAATGATGATGGAATAGCAGCACCAGGCTTAAAAGCACTTGCTGAAGTAATGAAAGAATTGGGAGAAATTACTATTGTTGCACCCGATAGCCCACAAAGCGGAATGGGTCATGCCATTACAATTAACAACACGCTACATGTAGAACATATTACTGGATTTTTAAACACAAATCAAGCCTATACTTGTTCAGGAACACCAGTTGATTGTGTAAAAATGGCTGTACATGAAATTATGAAAAAAAAGCCAAGCATTTGTGTGTCTGGAATTAATCATGGTTCAAATTCCTCCATAAACGTTATTTATTCGGGTACTATGAGTGCAGCAGTAGAAGCGGGAATTGAAGGTGTTCCTGCGATTGGATTTTCTTTTTGTAATTATAGTTGGGAAGCTAATTTTGAACCCTTAAAAAAATATGTCAAAAAAATTACATCCGAAGTATTAAAAAACGGTTTACCTGAAGGTGTAGTATTAAATGTTAACTTTCCAAACACAGAAAAAATAAAAGGAATAAAAATTTGCCGTCAAGCGAAAGCAATTTGGGAAGAAGAATTTGACAAGCGCACTAATCCTATGGGTAAAGAATATTATTGGCTTACGGGCAAATTTGTTAATCACGACAAGGGAGAAGATACAGACGAATGGGCGCTGGCGAACGGTTATATTTCAATAGTGCCGGTGCATTTTGACTTAACCGCTTACCATGCAGTACAACAACTTAATAGTTGGGACTTATAA
- the rpsB gene encoding 30S ribosomal protein S2: protein MANKVEVKELLEAGVHFGHMTRKWDPNMAPYIYMERNGIHIINLYKTAAKIEEANEALKKIAASGRKVLFVATKKQAKDIVAEKAAACNMPYITERWPGGMLTNFVTIRKAIKKMSSIDRMKKDGTFNTLSKKEKLQIERLRAKLEKNLGSIADMTRLPAALFVVDIKAEHIAIKEAKKLNIPVFAMVDTNSDPRQVEFVIPANDDASKSIDKVLSLVTASIVEGLSDRKAEKDEQPVEAPAVQAEAAASEE, encoded by the coding sequence ATGGCAAACAAAGTAGAAGTAAAAGAATTATTAGAAGCAGGTGTTCATTTTGGACACATGACTCGTAAATGGGATCCAAACATGGCTCCTTACATTTATATGGAGCGTAATGGAATTCACATTATCAATCTTTATAAAACTGCAGCAAAAATCGAAGAGGCTAACGAAGCTTTAAAGAAAATCGCTGCTTCAGGTAGAAAAGTATTATTCGTTGCTACAAAAAAACAAGCTAAAGACATCGTGGCTGAAAAAGCTGCCGCTTGTAACATGCCTTACATCACTGAAAGATGGCCAGGTGGCATGTTAACAAACTTCGTTACTATCAGAAAAGCAATTAAAAAAATGTCTTCGATTGATAGAATGAAAAAAGACGGTACTTTCAACACGTTATCTAAAAAAGAGAAATTACAAATTGAGCGTTTAAGAGCTAAGTTAGAAAAAAACTTAGGTTCAATTGCTGATATGACAAGATTACCAGCTGCGCTATTTGTAGTAGATATTAAAGCAGAACACATTGCGATTAAAGAAGCAAAGAAATTAAACATTCCAGTTTTTGCTATGGTAGATACAAACTCTGACCCACGTCAAGTAGAATTTGTTATCCCAGCTAATGACGATGCTTCAAAATCAATCGACAAAGTTTTATCTTTAGTAACTGCTTCAATTGTTGAAGGTTTATCTGATAGAAAAGCTGAAAAAGATGAGCAACCAGTAGAAGCTCCAGCTGTACAAGCTGAAGCAGCTGCTAGTGAAGAATAA
- the rplM gene encoding 50S ribosomal protein L13, with product MNTLSYKTISANKATADKQWIVVDAEGHNLGRFASKVAMLLRGKYKPSYSPHVDCGDNVIVINAEKINLTGNKLDDKTYIRHTGYPGGQRTLTARVQQQKNPAILVEKAVKGMLPKNKLGAQLFRNLNVYVGTEHKHAAQTPKTVNLNDLK from the coding sequence GTGAACACATTAAGCTACAAGACAATTTCAGCTAACAAAGCTACTGCAGACAAGCAGTGGATTGTTGTGGATGCTGAAGGTCATAACTTAGGTCGTTTTGCTTCAAAAGTAGCTATGCTACTTAGAGGTAAATACAAACCAAGTTATTCGCCACATGTTGACTGTGGAGATAATGTAATCGTTATCAACGCAGAAAAAATCAACCTAACTGGTAACAAGTTAGATGACAAAACGTACATCAGACACACAGGTTATCCAGGAGGACAAAGAACTTTAACAGCTAGAGTTCAACAGCAAAAAAATCCTGCTATTTTAGTAGAGAAAGCTGTAAAAGGAATGTTGCCTAAAAACAAATTAGGAGCACAATTATTCCGTAATTTAAATGTATATGTAGGTACAGAGCACAAACACGCAGCTCAAACACCTAAAACCGTTAACCTAAACGATCTTAAGTAA
- the tsf gene encoding translation elongation factor Ts, whose translation MSITAADVNKLRTITGAGMMDCKKALVEAEGDFDKAIEILRKKGQKVAANRSDRESSEGAVIAAVNADSTVGVVVSLNCETDFVGKNEGFIKLATDLAQQALNYADKDAFLASDFGGITVNEKLMEQTGVIGEKIEIGAFERLEGAFINSYIHAGNRIATLVALSAKVAGGDEAARNVAMQAAAMAPIALDENGVDASIIEKEIEIAKDQLRAEGKPEAMLDNIAKGKIGRFFKDNTLVNQDYIKDSSMSVAAYVKTIDGGLTVTGFKRVALA comes from the coding sequence ATGTCAATCACTGCTGCTGACGTAAATAAATTAAGAACCATCACCGGTGCTGGTATGATGGATTGTAAAAAAGCACTTGTTGAAGCTGAAGGAGATTTTGATAAAGCTATCGAAATTTTAAGAAAAAAAGGTCAAAAAGTAGCTGCTAACCGTTCTGATAGAGAATCTTCTGAAGGTGCAGTTATTGCTGCTGTAAATGCTGACAGCACTGTAGGTGTTGTTGTTTCATTAAACTGCGAAACTGATTTCGTTGGTAAAAATGAAGGGTTTATTAAACTAGCAACTGATTTAGCACAACAAGCCTTAAATTATGCTGATAAAGATGCTTTCTTAGCTTCTGACTTTGGTGGAATCACTGTTAATGAAAAATTAATGGAGCAAACTGGAGTTATTGGTGAGAAAATCGAAATTGGTGCTTTCGAAAGATTAGAAGGTGCTTTCATTAATTCATACATTCATGCTGGAAACAGAATTGCTACTTTAGTAGCGCTTTCTGCTAAAGTTGCTGGTGGAGATGAAGCTGCAAGAAATGTAGCTATGCAAGCTGCCGCTATGGCTCCTATTGCCTTAGACGAAAACGGCGTAGACGCTTCAATCATTGAAAAAGAAATTGAAATCGCTAAAGATCAATTAAGAGCTGAAGGTAAACCAGAAGCAATGTTAGACAATATTGCTAAAGGGAAAATTGGACGTTTCTTTAAAGATAATACTTTAGTAAACCAAGATTACATCAAAGATAGCTCTATGAGTGTGGCTGCTTATGTTAAAACTATCGATGGTGGTTTAACAGTTACTGGATTTAAAAGAGTTGCTTTAGCATAA
- a CDS encoding DMT family transporter, whose translation METKNTKWIILSVLALVWGSSFILMKRGLDGGLTPYQLGAFRIIFTSLFLLSIGWKELKNITKAKILPILFAGLLGNFLPIFLFALAQTQISSSISSTLNSFTPLNTLLIGSLFFGLTFTKRHVLGILIGIIGCIVLVYAGASGNPSKNYWYALLVLFATWCYASNINLVKKHLSDVTPFTITVGNFAFLLLPALCILYFTDYSWQITALPTNDFPNLFGSIHPLIYVAILGIIGTGLANIYFYKLIQLSSPIFASNVTYLIPVVATFWSVLDHEGVTTIQLFGTLIILIGVYITNRK comes from the coding sequence ATGGAAACAAAAAACACAAAATGGATTATTCTTTCTGTACTAGCTTTAGTCTGGGGAAGTTCTTTTATACTTATGAAGAGAGGTTTAGACGGCGGTTTAACTCCTTATCAATTAGGTGCATTTAGAATAATTTTCACCTCTCTATTTTTATTAAGTATTGGATGGAAAGAATTAAAAAACATTACAAAAGCAAAAATATTGCCTATCCTTTTTGCAGGTTTATTGGGCAATTTTTTACCAATATTCTTGTTTGCACTAGCTCAAACACAAATTAGCAGCTCCATTAGTTCTACTTTAAATTCATTTACACCATTAAACACATTGCTAATTGGAAGTCTATTTTTTGGACTTACTTTTACAAAGCGTCATGTGTTAGGAATTCTAATAGGAATTATTGGGTGTATAGTTCTTGTATATGCAGGAGCTTCAGGAAACCCTTCTAAAAATTATTGGTATGCGCTTTTAGTTTTATTTGCAACGTGGTGCTATGCTAGTAACATTAATCTAGTAAAAAAACACCTTTCAGATGTTACGCCTTTTACAATTACAGTTGGAAATTTTGCTTTTTTATTGCTTCCCGCATTATGTATACTCTATTTTACAGATTATTCATGGCAAATCACAGCGCTACCTACAAATGATTTTCCCAATTTATTTGGGAGCATTCATCCATTAATTTACGTAGCTATTCTGGGTATAATTGGCACAGGACTAGCAAATATTTATTTCTATAAACTTATACAATTATCCTCCCCTATTTTTGCATCAAATGTGACCTATCTTATTCCTGTGGTGGCTACTTTTTGGAGTGTATTAGACCACGAAGGGGTAACAACTATACAACTCTTTGGTACGCTAATTATTTTAATAGGTGTATATATAACCAATAGAAAATAA
- the rpsI gene encoding 30S ribosomal protein S9 has translation MGVIHKIGRRKCAVARVYVTEGSGNITVNKREFATYFPTATLQYKVMQPLTMTNNESNFDVKINVYGGGATGQAEAVRMAIARAMCEVEAENRSILKPEGLLTRDPRMVERKKFGQKKARKRFQFSKR, from the coding sequence ATGGGAGTTATTCACAAAATCGGTAGAAGAAAATGTGCCGTAGCACGTGTTTATGTTACAGAAGGATCTGGAAACATTACAGTTAACAAAAGAGAATTTGCAACTTACTTCCCTACTGCAACATTACAGTATAAAGTAATGCAACCGTTAACAATGACAAACAACGAATCTAATTTCGATGTTAAAATCAATGTATATGGTGGTGGTGCAACTGGTCAAGCAGAAGCCGTGAGAATGGCTATTGCAAGAGCAATGTGCGAAGTAGAGGCTGAAAACAGAAGCATCTTAAAACCAGAAGGATTACTTACAAGAGATCCAAGAATGGTAGAGCGTAAAAAATTCGGTCAGAAGAAAGCTCGTAAGAGATTCCAATTCTCTAAACGTTAA